The following coding sequences are from one Kiritimatiellales bacterium window:
- the ppdK gene encoding pyruvate, phosphate dikinase translates to MAKGKQYVYFYGFGKEHTEGDSSMKAILGGKGANLAEMANANLPVPPGFTVSTEACACYSKNGGRYPEGMEDQLKKTLGKLEKLMGKKLGDPNDPLLVSVRSGAAISMPGMMDTVLNLGLTDKSVLGFIKQTGKERTGWDCYRRFIDMFGDVVMGPYTGLTHHDFEVELKKLKQKYKAAEDTDLTADQLKELVEIYKKVYLNKVKKPFPQDPMQQLDLSIRAVFGSWNSERAEKYRQINKVTGLLGTAVNVCTMVFGNMGEESGTGVAFTRDGGTGDSKPMGEYLINAQGEDVVAGIRTPKQLDEMPHEKSPVWKKAHTDLLKIMDRLERQYKYPQDVEFTVQEGKLWMLQTRNAKRTGLAGVRWAVEMATGKDVFTGKTLPKILTQKEALMTVSGDDLEQLLFPIFDVAAEKKAKAITSALPAGPGAAVGKIVFEAKEAEAAVAKDPNAKVILVRHETSPEDVGGMWAAQGVLTSTGGMTSHAAVVARGWGKCCICGAGALQIDYKKRTVTVDRKNYKAGDWISLNGSTGIVYEGQIPTQSSPVVAGVIDNNAAAKKHPIYKMYEQISQWSDAARKINVRTNADTPKDASNARAFGAEGIGLCRTEHMFFEGDRIWAIREFILADDETGRKKALGKLLKLQQKDFEGIFKAMDGLPVTVRLLDPPLHEFVPHTPKDQKEMAKRLGIPLKKVTDRAAQLHEFNPMLGHRGCRLSITYPELCVMQTAAIIGAACKVAKAKKKIKVLPEIMVPLIATKAELDFLEKIIRRTAEEVIKKEGVKLKYLVGTMIETPRAALTADEVADTAEFFSFGTNDLTQMTFGFSRDDIGTFLPDYLKEKLLLCDPFQSLDQSGVGQLVKSGVEKGRSIRPELKCGICGEHGGDPASVKFCCKAGLNYVSCSPFRVPIARLAAAQAAIQS, encoded by the coding sequence ATGGCAAAAGGTAAGCAGTACGTTTATTTCTACGGCTTCGGCAAAGAGCACACCGAAGGCGATAGCAGCATGAAAGCAATTCTCGGCGGCAAAGGTGCCAATCTGGCCGAAATGGCGAACGCAAATCTTCCGGTGCCCCCGGGCTTCACGGTGTCGACCGAAGCCTGCGCCTGCTACAGCAAAAACGGCGGCCGTTATCCTGAAGGCATGGAGGATCAGCTGAAAAAGACGCTCGGCAAACTTGAAAAACTGATGGGCAAAAAACTCGGTGATCCGAATGATCCGCTGCTCGTTTCAGTCCGTTCCGGCGCGGCAATTTCGATGCCGGGCATGATGGATACTGTGTTGAATCTTGGTCTGACGGATAAATCAGTGCTGGGATTTATCAAACAAACCGGCAAGGAACGTACGGGCTGGGACTGCTACCGCCGGTTTATTGATATGTTCGGCGACGTCGTGATGGGTCCGTATACCGGTCTGACACACCACGATTTTGAAGTGGAACTGAAAAAACTGAAGCAAAAATATAAAGCGGCAGAAGATACCGATCTCACGGCGGATCAGCTCAAAGAGCTCGTCGAAATTTATAAAAAAGTTTATCTGAACAAAGTGAAGAAACCCTTCCCCCAGGATCCGATGCAGCAGCTTGATCTGTCGATTCGCGCGGTGTTCGGTTCATGGAATTCCGAGCGCGCTGAAAAATACCGGCAGATTAATAAAGTGACTGGACTGCTCGGCACGGCGGTGAATGTCTGCACGATGGTATTCGGTAATATGGGTGAGGAGTCCGGTACCGGCGTGGCGTTTACGCGCGATGGCGGCACCGGCGACAGCAAGCCGATGGGAGAATATCTGATTAACGCGCAGGGCGAAGACGTGGTGGCCGGAATCCGTACGCCGAAACAGCTCGATGAAATGCCGCATGAAAAATCTCCGGTCTGGAAAAAAGCGCATACCGATCTGTTGAAAATTATGGATCGCCTGGAGCGCCAGTATAAATATCCGCAGGATGTTGAATTCACCGTACAGGAAGGCAAACTGTGGATGTTGCAGACACGCAACGCCAAACGCACCGGTCTCGCCGGTGTGCGCTGGGCTGTAGAAATGGCGACCGGAAAAGATGTGTTCACCGGAAAAACACTGCCGAAAATTCTGACACAGAAAGAGGCGCTCATGACGGTTTCCGGCGATGACCTCGAACAGCTGCTGTTCCCGATTTTTGACGTGGCTGCGGAAAAGAAAGCCAAAGCAATTACATCGGCGCTGCCGGCGGGGCCCGGCGCGGCGGTGGGTAAAATTGTATTTGAAGCGAAAGAAGCCGAAGCGGCAGTTGCCAAAGATCCGAATGCTAAAGTAATCCTGGTTCGTCACGAAACAAGCCCGGAAGATGTGGGCGGAATGTGGGCGGCCCAAGGCGTGCTCACGTCTACCGGCGGAATGACATCGCACGCGGCGGTCGTTGCGCGCGGCTGGGGCAAATGCTGTATTTGCGGCGCCGGCGCTCTGCAGATCGATTATAAAAAACGTACTGTAACCGTCGACCGGAAAAACTATAAAGCCGGTGACTGGATCAGCCTGAACGGTTCCACCGGAATCGTGTACGAGGGTCAAATTCCGACGCAGTCAAGCCCGGTGGTTGCCGGTGTGATTGACAATAACGCTGCGGCGAAAAAACACCCGATTTATAAAATGTACGAACAGATTTCGCAGTGGTCGGATGCCGCGCGCAAAATTAATGTCCGTACGAATGCCGATACGCCGAAAGACGCTTCGAACGCGCGCGCGTTCGGTGCCGAAGGAATCGGACTCTGTCGCACGGAACACATGTTCTTTGAGGGTGACCGTATCTGGGCAATCCGCGAGTTTATTCTTGCCGACGATGAAACCGGCCGCAAAAAAGCACTTGGTAAACTGCTAAAACTTCAGCAGAAAGATTTTGAAGGCATCTTTAAAGCAATGGACGGTCTGCCGGTAACGGTGCGTCTGCTTGACCCGCCGCTGCATGAGTTTGTGCCGCATACGCCGAAAGATCAGAAAGAGATGGCAAAGCGTCTTGGCATCCCGCTAAAAAAGGTTACGGATCGCGCCGCGCAGCTGCATGAATTCAATCCGATGCTTGGTCACCGCGGCTGCCGTCTTTCAATCACCTATCCGGAGCTTTGCGTCATGCAGACAGCGGCGATTATCGGTGCGGCCTGCAAAGTTGCGAAAGCAAAGAAAAAAATCAAAGTTCTGCCGGAAATCATGGTTCCGCTGATCGCCACGAAAGCCGAACTCGACTTCCTTGAAAAAATCATCCGCCGTACTGCAGAAGAGGTGATTAAGAAAGAGGGCGTAAAGCTGAAATATCTGGTCGGTACAATGATCGAAACTCCGCGCGCGGCGTTGACCGCCGACGAAGTGGCCGACACTGCCGAATTTTTCAGCTTCGGCACGAACGACTTGACCCAAATGACATTCGGCTTCAGCCGTGACGATATCGGCACATTCCTGCCGGATTATCTGAAAGAAAAACTGCTGCTGTGCGATCCGTTCCAGAGCCTTGACCAATCCGGCGTCGGACAGCTTGTAAAGAGCGGCGTTGAGAAAGGTCGTTCAATCCGTCCGGAACTGAAATGCGGTATTTGCGGTGAACACGGCGGCGATCCGGCCAGCGTGAAGTTCTGCTGTAAAGCCGGCCTGAATTACGTCAGCTGCTCGCCGTTCCGCGTGCCGATTGCACGTCTGGCCGCCGCGCAGGCTGCAATTCAGAGCTAA
- a CDS encoding helicase C-terminal domain-containing protein, with the protein MLLLQFVSYPHKTKIPLSFCTAAGDLQLWLEFMIRPVEHPETLTVTERFFAPGGALEQAHAGEEFPFEVRPQQQKMARAVAEACASSCHLAVEAGTGVGKSFAYLVPLILNALAQNTRAVVATYTITLQEQLMEKDIPFLRDALGTEFKARLVKGRSNYLCLRRLARAQQMSGDLFDTSKKLELDRLRAWADTATEGSRQEVEPQPPADLWSAVCVEDGNCLGRRCPDYDRCFMMKARAGLHEANLLIVNHHLFFAELAVRASGGAFLPDYSFVVFDEAHQMENVAAENLGIRLSRYALEHWLRRLFTQDNQKGLFAVLRDGRGADITNRTWNESTKFFKTVKRQFKLSDDHPVVRLCQPPEIDTMLPDQLAEMDVHLGVLIRDMENEELKAELQSVRTKGKYFMDMLTAFLKQNADGHVYWIALEGKTHKQPVLYSAPVDVAGILHKIVFDQIPAVIMTSATLAVGDTLNWFRGRIGAEHCDELVVDSPFDYSRQMRVKIPAGMPDPLNECAYEEAVIRTLPHYILKSGGRTFVLFTNAGFMRRVAGQVQDTLEESGIELFVQGAGLSPQSMLKRFREHGAAALFGLDRFWMGVDVRGDALSNIILVRLPFAVPDQPLVQARMEQIKESGSDPFRNYSLPSAVIKFRQGVGRLIRTASDEGTVVILDPRVMHKWYGRLFLQALPDCPVEVDE; encoded by the coding sequence TTGTTACTTTTACAATTTGTCTCTTATCCGCATAAAACGAAAATACCGCTATCTTTTTGCACCGCCGCCGGCGATCTGCAATTATGGCTGGAATTTATGATTCGTCCGGTTGAACATCCTGAAACACTGACGGTAACAGAGCGCTTTTTTGCACCCGGCGGCGCACTGGAGCAGGCACACGCCGGTGAAGAGTTTCCGTTTGAAGTGCGGCCGCAGCAGCAGAAAATGGCGCGGGCTGTAGCGGAAGCGTGTGCGAGCTCGTGCCATCTGGCGGTGGAAGCCGGCACCGGCGTCGGTAAAAGCTTTGCCTATCTGGTCCCGCTGATTCTCAATGCGCTGGCGCAGAATACGCGTGCGGTGGTGGCAACGTATACGATTACACTGCAAGAACAGTTGATGGAGAAAGATATTCCGTTTCTGCGCGATGCGCTCGGCACAGAGTTTAAAGCACGGCTGGTAAAGGGCCGCTCAAATTATCTTTGTCTGCGCCGGCTGGCGCGCGCGCAGCAGATGAGCGGCGATCTGTTTGATACGTCGAAAAAGCTCGAGCTCGACCGGCTGCGCGCATGGGCGGATACGGCGACGGAAGGCAGCCGGCAGGAAGTTGAACCGCAACCCCCGGCGGATCTCTGGAGCGCGGTGTGTGTGGAAGACGGCAACTGCCTCGGGCGGCGCTGTCCGGATTATGACCGCTGTTTTATGATGAAAGCGCGCGCCGGTTTGCATGAGGCAAATCTGCTGATTGTAAATCATCATCTGTTTTTCGCGGAACTGGCGGTGCGCGCGTCCGGCGGCGCATTTCTGCCGGATTATAGCTTTGTGGTGTTTGATGAAGCACATCAGATGGAAAACGTCGCCGCGGAAAATCTCGGCATCCGGCTTTCACGCTACGCACTTGAACACTGGCTGCGCCGGCTGTTCACGCAGGATAATCAGAAAGGGCTGTTTGCGGTGTTGCGCGACGGACGCGGTGCCGATATTACGAATCGCACCTGGAACGAAAGTACAAAGTTTTTTAAAACAGTAAAACGGCAGTTTAAACTGTCAGATGATCATCCGGTGGTACGCCTGTGTCAACCGCCGGAAATTGATACGATGCTACCGGACCAGCTCGCAGAAATGGACGTGCATCTCGGCGTGCTGATCCGCGACATGGAAAACGAAGAATTGAAAGCGGAACTGCAGTCGGTACGCACCAAAGGCAAATATTTTATGGACATGCTCACGGCGTTTTTAAAACAGAATGCAGATGGGCATGTCTACTGGATTGCACTCGAAGGCAAAACGCATAAACAGCCGGTGCTTTATTCGGCGCCGGTGGACGTCGCGGGAATTCTGCATAAAATTGTGTTCGACCAAATTCCGGCGGTGATTATGACCAGCGCTACGCTCGCCGTCGGTGATACACTAAACTGGTTTCGCGGGCGGATCGGCGCGGAGCACTGCGACGAGCTCGTCGTCGATTCACCGTTCGATTACAGCCGGCAGATGCGCGTTAAAATTCCAGCGGGAATGCCTGATCCGCTGAATGAATGCGCTTATGAAGAGGCTGTCATACGCACTCTGCCGCACTATATTCTGAAATCCGGCGGACGAACATTCGTGCTTTTTACCAATGCCGGTTTCATGCGCCGCGTCGCCGGACAGGTACAAGATACGCTCGAAGAATCCGGCATTGAACTGTTTGTACAGGGCGCCGGACTTTCTCCGCAGTCGATGCTCAAACGCTTCCGTGAGCACGGCGCGGCGGCGCTGTTCGGTTTAGACCGGTTCTGGATGGGCGTGGATGTGCGCGGAGATGCGTTAAGTAATATCATTCTTGTGCGACTGCCGTTCGCTGTGCCGGATCAGCCGCTTGTGCAGGCGCGCATGGAACAGATTAAAGAATCCGGCAGTGACCCGTTCCGCAACTATTCACTGCCGTCCGCCGTCATCAAATTCCGGCAGGGCGTCGGGCGTTTAATCCGCACCGCAAGCGACGAAGGCACCGTTGTGATTCTTGACCCGCGTGTAATGCACAAATGGTACGGCCGCCTGTTTTTACAGGCCCTGCCCGACTGCCCCGTCGAGGTGGATGAATAA
- a CDS encoding phospholipase D-like domain-containing protein: MVKSVPAEWNVYYNLPHQSQSGVTYPEQFIIRDAFIERINQLNTGHEATLTTFTFSANEGAGTIINAIDAALDRGAQIRFIVDNEAETDIQYGGRFSLRDLTARTINPLRLTLDDHAGGIMHTKLGLFDYGINNKVVMVASWNFTLAASANQWNIAVEIRSDDFYSIYKAETDELFAGRFHDHADKSHAHDGAVFYFGNSGANMVRFAPYPDSGSTAEADIIELINGAEHEIIFALNKLNRTAVRDALIAAAARGVKISGVMPRSDTDAGKVSHAVYSSLTHHVQFFTAAARADYSAADSGQQDLIHAKYMVIDPGRTNAAVIHGSANWTAEGLAGLNQNDETVLILRHTGIAQKFTEHFQRVTGTGIFSGGNSVLAEWNFADSDRVADAGVTANLNAEITRVPEPAAYSFTSGMLTANGWNGGAHTAYWEIQINTVKHRNIKLSSVQTATATGPANFKLQYQTGGDEYTDVAGGEVIIPAANSYALLTRVPLPPECNNQSNVFLRWLMVNNTAVNGAAVASAGAGRIDTIMITGDAYNQPPVIDVIDDQNVFEGTEVSFPVTARDAVDGDSFSLRAESLPYGAIFTNGIFRWNPAAPAGSYTVLFIAEDKDGATTNAVRIAVTPRPQFFISEVADPAGTGGDTKRFVELYNAGATEIDLAAERWFLCRQNNGGTSWSAIALTGLVDAVSTYVIAKSADDFYGAYGIVPDQESTGVDGNGIDAYFLFRSGDHRTGILIDMFGERDVNGSGTNWDYTDGRAERKRHVLHPSTGWDEEEWIITDAGVHEMNPGVHGPRPEFINETEAFVFAGDKLRLTITATNPVCTDVITLSIGELPVGATFSGATGTNSVTGILAWDLPLYGVHTAKIFAEGFAGTRELTLKITVASSAQIAGNFYGWSGDTIFKLNNGQFWQQTVGGVKRVAPLYRPAVTITNQFGQRRMIVAGVSGYVEVEQIDIIETFITGKFSGLHYETVFELTDGTAWKQISFEHVPMNELPARVWRFEKGGQLLMRLIGVDDRVLGTCTVEPAAAVSGATDSRISGWFRGFYPRRIFVLENGECWRQISLTAVDAFSFRPAVTITNWLNSGIFRLSVAGIPAPVEVEKIHLMSSGVITNSFSGLRYGKIFQLNSGDELIQVSFENIRCVVAPPAALLWEENRQTVMLVRASENETIGSCIVVHSSGDEDGDGVSNAAEMIAGTDLFDANSLFTIQSAAGITLQWSSVPERIYSIEHTVNLTEPFQMIAAGIMYPQNSWTDSVHRAGQNFYRVQIRPADETHSLIR, encoded by the coding sequence TTGGTAAAATCCGTTCCGGCGGAATGGAACGTTTATTATAATCTGCCGCATCAGTCGCAGTCCGGCGTCACCTATCCCGAACAGTTTATTATTCGCGACGCATTCATTGAGCGGATCAATCAGCTCAACACCGGGCATGAAGCAACACTGACAACCTTTACATTCTCGGCGAACGAAGGCGCCGGAACAATCATTAACGCCATCGACGCCGCACTTGATCGCGGCGCGCAAATCCGTTTTATCGTCGACAACGAAGCAGAAACGGATATTCAATACGGCGGCAGATTTTCATTGCGTGATTTAACGGCGCGCACGATCAATCCGCTGCGATTGACGCTCGACGATCACGCCGGCGGAATTATGCATACCAAACTCGGACTCTTTGATTACGGAATCAACAATAAAGTGGTTATGGTCGCATCATGGAACTTCACGCTCGCCGCCAGCGCGAATCAATGGAACATCGCCGTGGAAATCCGCAGCGATGATTTTTATTCCATTTATAAAGCCGAAACCGATGAACTGTTCGCCGGCCGGTTTCACGATCATGCCGACAAATCGCATGCACACGACGGTGCAGTTTTTTATTTTGGAAATTCCGGTGCAAATATGGTTCGTTTTGCGCCCTACCCTGATTCCGGCAGCACTGCCGAAGCAGATATCATCGAGCTGATTAACGGTGCGGAACACGAAATTATTTTTGCACTCAATAAATTGAACCGCACCGCAGTGCGCGATGCGCTGATTGCGGCGGCGGCGCGCGGTGTAAAAATTTCCGGCGTGATGCCGCGCAGCGATACAGATGCGGGCAAAGTTTCGCACGCAGTCTATTCATCACTCACCCATCATGTTCAGTTTTTCACCGCCGCCGCACGCGCCGATTATTCCGCAGCGGATTCCGGTCAGCAGGATTTGATTCACGCGAAATATATGGTGATTGATCCCGGCAGAACAAACGCGGCGGTGATTCACGGCTCGGCAAACTGGACAGCCGAAGGACTCGCCGGTTTAAACCAAAATGACGAAACGGTATTAATTTTACGGCACACCGGAATCGCACAAAAATTTACGGAGCACTTTCAGCGCGTTACCGGCACCGGAATTTTTTCCGGCGGAAATTCGGTGCTCGCCGAATGGAACTTTGCAGATAGCGACCGGGTTGCCGATGCCGGAGTTACGGCGAATCTGAATGCAGAAATTACACGCGTGCCGGAACCGGCCGCCTATTCATTCACCAGTGGAATGCTGACGGCGAACGGCTGGAACGGCGGCGCACACACGGCGTACTGGGAAATTCAAATCAACACGGTTAAGCACCGGAATATTAAACTTTCATCTGTGCAAACCGCGACAGCCACCGGACCGGCGAATTTTAAATTGCAGTATCAAACCGGCGGCGATGAATATACCGATGTCGCCGGCGGTGAAGTTATAATTCCGGCGGCAAACAGTTATGCACTGCTCACGCGCGTTCCGCTGCCGCCGGAATGCAATAATCAGTCGAATGTTTTTCTGCGCTGGCTGATGGTGAACAACACCGCTGTAAACGGCGCAGCTGTTGCGAGCGCCGGCGCCGGACGAATTGATACAATTATGATTACCGGCGACGCATATAATCAGCCGCCGGTCATTGATGTTATCGATGATCAGAATGTTTTTGAAGGCACGGAAGTTTCATTCCCTGTCACGGCACGCGATGCAGTTGACGGCGATAGCTTTTCGCTGCGCGCGGAATCGCTGCCGTACGGCGCAATTTTTACCAACGGAATTTTCCGGTGGAATCCGGCGGCGCCTGCCGGCAGTTATACCGTACTGTTTATTGCGGAAGACAAGGACGGCGCAACAACGAACGCGGTGCGGATTGCAGTGACACCGCGTCCGCAGTTTTTCATCTCTGAAGTCGCCGATCCCGCCGGTACTGGCGGCGACACAAAACGGTTTGTTGAATTGTATAACGCCGGTGCGACCGAAATTGATCTGGCGGCAGAACGGTGGTTTTTATGCCGGCAGAATAACGGCGGCACCAGCTGGAGTGCGATTGCACTCACCGGACTTGTCGATGCCGTTTCAACCTATGTGATTGCCAAAAGCGCCGACGATTTTTACGGCGCGTACGGCATCGTGCCCGATCAGGAAAGTACCGGTGTCGATGGCAACGGCATCGATGCCTATTTCCTCTTCCGCTCCGGTGATCATCGCACCGGAATTCTGATAGATATGTTCGGCGAGCGCGATGTAAACGGCAGCGGTACAAACTGGGATTATACCGACGGACGCGCTGAACGTAAACGTCATGTACTGCATCCGTCGACCGGCTGGGATGAAGAGGAATGGATAATTACCGATGCCGGCGTTCATGAGATGAATCCCGGTGTGCACGGCCCGCGCCCGGAATTTATCAACGAAACAGAGGCGTTTGTTTTCGCCGGAGATAAATTACGCTTAACGATTACCGCCACAAATCCGGTTTGCACCGATGTAATTACACTGAGCATCGGCGAATTGCCGGTCGGCGCAACATTTTCCGGCGCGACCGGCACAAATTCAGTCACCGGAATTCTGGCGTGGGATCTGCCGCTCTACGGCGTGCATACCGCGAAAATTTTCGCGGAAGGCTTTGCCGGCACGCGCGAACTGACTCTGAAAATTACCGTGGCAAGTTCCGCTCAGATTGCCGGAAATTTTTACGGCTGGAGCGGCGACACCATTTTTAAACTGAACAACGGACAGTTCTGGCAGCAGACGGTCGGGGGTGTAAAACGCGTCGCGCCGCTGTATCGTCCCGCAGTGACAATCACTAATCAGTTCGGACAGCGCCGCATGATCGTCGCCGGTGTTTCCGGTTATGTTGAAGTTGAGCAGATTGATATCATCGAAACATTCATCACCGGAAAATTTTCCGGGCTGCATTATGAAACTGTTTTTGAGCTGACCGACGGCACCGCATGGAAACAAATCAGTTTTGAACATGTTCCGATGAATGAGCTTCCGGCGCGCGTCTGGCGGTTTGAAAAAGGCGGACAGCTGCTGATGCGGTTGATCGGTGTGGATGATCGTGTGCTTGGCACATGCACCGTTGAACCGGCGGCAGCAGTTTCCGGCGCAACGGACAGCCGGATCAGCGGCTGGTTTCGCGGATTCTATCCGCGCCGGATTTTTGTGTTAGAAAACGGTGAGTGCTGGCGGCAAATCTCATTAACCGCAGTTGACGCATTTTCATTCCGCCCCGCCGTTACAATTACAAACTGGCTGAACAGCGGAATTTTCCGCCTGAGTGTCGCCGGTATTCCGGCACCGGTCGAGGTAGAGAAAATTCATCTGATGTCCAGCGGTGTAATCACCAATTCATTTTCCGGTCTGCGGTACGGAAAAATTTTCCAACTGAATTCCGGAGATGAACTGATTCAGGTGAGCTTTGAAAATATCCGGTGCGTCGTCGCACCGCCGGCGGCACTGCTTTGGGAAGAAAACAGACAAACCGTTATGCTGGTCCGCGCATCCGAAAACGAAACCATCGGCAGTTGCATCGTTGTTCATTCCAGCGGCGATGAAGACGGTGACGGGGTTTCAAACGCTGCCGAAATGATCGCCGGAACCGATCTGTTTGACGCGAACTCCCTGTTTACCATTCAATCAGCCGCCGGGATCACCTTGCAGTGGAGCTCTGTGCCGGAGCGCATTTATTCCATCGAACACACCGTAAACCTGACCGAACCGTTCCAAATGATTGCCGCCGGAATTATGTATCCGCAAAATTCGTGGACGGATTCTGTCCACCGCGCTGGACAAAATTTTTATCGTGTACAGATACGACCAGCCGATGAAACTCACAGTCTTATTCGATGA
- a CDS encoding IS5 family transposase (programmed frameshift), whose product MKLTQEQYDRIADAFPTQRGNVSLDHLTVMNAILYALENGCKWRALPAEFGNWHTIYTRMSRWAKAGVLNRIFVRLQEEAMLYVRIDAMSLDSTSVRVHPDACGALKKNGPQAIGRSRGGRTTKIHLVAATARQAVIFCLSTGNEGDAPRGRELLMRMGRIPEPCHLLMDRAYEEDETREPAQALGFIPVVPPNPNRKNPWDYDTIIYQRRNEVERLIQRVKSYRREFTWYDKLDIMFLGFIVFAFIVEFLRLC is encoded by the exons ATGAAACTTACGCAGGAACAATACGACCGGATTGCCGATGCATTTCCGACGCAGCGCGGCAATGTCTCTTTGGATCATCTAACCGTGATGAATGCCATTCTCTATGCGCTCGAAAACGGCTGTAAATGGCGGGCGCTGCCGGCGGAATTCGGTAACTGGCATACCATTTACACCCGCATGAGCCGCTGGGCAAAAGCCGGCGTACTGAACCGGATTTTTGTTCGACTGCAGGAAGAGGCCATGCTTTATGTCCGGATCGACGCCATGTCACTGGACAGCACCAGCGTCCGGGTTCACCCGGATGCCTGCGGGGCGTTGA AAAAAAACGGCCCGCAAGCCATCGGGCGGTCACGGGGCGGACGAACTACAAAGATACATCTGGTTGCCGCAACTGCTCGTCAGGCAGTAATTTTCTGCTTGTCTACCGGCAACGAGGGTGACGCGCCGCGGGGCAGAGAACTGCTGATGCGCATGGGCAGAATCCCGGAACCATGCCATCTGCTTATGGATCGCGCGTATGAAGAGGATGAAACCCGAGAACCGGCTCAGGCGCTCGGGTTTATACCTGTTGTTCCGCCTAACCCGAACCGGAAAAACCCATGGGATTACGATACAATAATCTATCAAAGACGAAATGAGGTTGAGCGACTCATCCAGCGGGTGAAATCCTATCGCCGGGAATTTACCTGGTATGACAAACTGGACATTATGTTTTTAGGATTCATTGTCTTCGCGTTCATCGTGGAATTCTTGCGTTTGTGTTAA
- the hisA gene encoding 1-(5-phosphoribosyl)-5-[(5-phosphoribosylamino)methylideneamino]imidazole-4-carboxamide isomerase: MITIIPAIDLKGGRCVRLRQGAAADETVYSFDPVETARMWVKEGGEFLHVVDLDGAFLGRPVHTEILREICTAIDIPVEIGGGIRTDADIETLLNTGVARVILGTRACEHPEELARLVKKFGGEKIAAGIDARNGKVQTKGWVETTDITAADLAKQVDAAGVGTLIYTDTARDGMMDGVNAFETGKICSAVSCSVVASGGVSSVEDIKRLAALNSPNLTGAIVGKALYEKTVTVKQLKKVQN; this comes from the coding sequence ATGATTACAATTATTCCGGCAATTGATTTAAAGGGCGGGCGCTGTGTACGGTTGCGGCAGGGCGCAGCGGCGGACGAAACGGTGTATTCGTTTGATCCGGTGGAAACAGCGCGGATGTGGGTGAAAGAGGGCGGCGAATTTCTGCATGTGGTCGATCTGGACGGCGCGTTTCTGGGCAGGCCGGTGCACACGGAAATCCTGCGCGAAATTTGCACGGCGATTGATATACCGGTTGAAATCGGTGGCGGAATCCGTACCGATGCGGATATTGAAACGCTGTTGAATACCGGCGTTGCGCGCGTGATTCTCGGCACACGCGCATGTGAGCATCCGGAAGAGCTGGCGCGGCTGGTTAAAAAATTCGGCGGCGAAAAAATTGCGGCAGGTATCGACGCCCGCAACGGAAAAGTTCAGACGAAGGGCTGGGTTGAAACGACGGATATAACCGCGGCGGACCTGGCCAAACAAGTAGACGCTGCCGGCGTCGGCACACTTATTTATACGGACACTGCCCGTGACGGCATGATGGACGGTGTAAATGCATTTGAAACGGGGAAAATCTGTTCGGCGGTTTCCTGCAGCGTGGTGGCGTCGGGCGGTGTTTCGAGTGTAGAGGATATTAAACGGCTGGCAGCATTGAACAGTCCGAATCTTACCGGCGCTATCGTTGGCAAAGCGCTCTATGAAAAAACGGTGACCGTTAAGCAGCTTAAAAAAGTGCAAAACTGA